The Austwickia sp. genome includes a region encoding these proteins:
- a CDS encoding EamA family transporter, translating to MAPVSTSPVRRESTGFPVALVLASILSVQFGGALAATLIPLIGVFGSVALRLGVAAVIMLAVARPRVAGHTRADFRTAAAFGVALAVMNSTFYGSLGRLPIGVAVTIEFLGPLLLAAALSRRLWDGLAVLAAGTGVVLISQVATTPLDQVDLIGIGLALAAGASWAAYILLSARTGRAFDGTEGLAWAMVVAAALVVPTGFAVDGTGLLAPDALIKGAGIAVLSSVLPYSLELVALRRLDARVFGILLSLEPAAAALAGALVLHQGLTPVQLAGMALVVCASAVVTVRSPAPVD from the coding sequence ATGGCGCCCGTGTCCACCTCGCCCGTACGCCGAGAGAGCACGGGCTTTCCGGTCGCGCTCGTCCTCGCCTCGATCCTGTCGGTGCAATTCGGCGGGGCGCTGGCGGCCACGCTGATCCCGCTGATCGGCGTCTTCGGCTCGGTCGCCCTGCGGCTGGGCGTCGCCGCGGTCATCATGCTCGCGGTGGCCCGCCCCCGGGTCGCGGGGCACACCCGGGCGGACTTCCGTACGGCGGCGGCCTTCGGCGTCGCCCTCGCCGTCATGAACAGCACCTTCTACGGCTCCCTCGGACGGCTCCCCATCGGCGTGGCCGTCACGATCGAGTTCCTCGGGCCCCTGCTCCTGGCGGCCGCCCTGTCCCGGCGGTTGTGGGACGGCCTGGCGGTGCTCGCCGCTGGGACGGGGGTCGTACTCATCTCCCAGGTGGCCACCACCCCGCTGGACCAGGTGGACCTCATCGGCATCGGGCTGGCGTTGGCGGCGGGTGCCTCGTGGGCGGCGTACATCCTCCTCTCCGCCCGCACGGGACGAGCCTTCGACGGTACGGAGGGGCTCGCCTGGGCGATGGTCGTCGCCGCGGCGCTGGTCGTCCCGACCGGGTTCGCGGTGGACGGCACGGGGCTGTTAGCACCCGACGCCCTCATCAAGGGGGCCGGGATCGCGGTGCTGTCCTCGGTCCTGCCCTACTCCCTCGAACTCGTGGCCCTGCGGCGCCTGGACGCGCGCGTCTTCGGCATCCTGTTGAGCCTGGAGCCAGCGGCCGCCGCGCTCGCCGGCGCCCTGGTCCTGCACCAGGGACTCACCCCGGTCCAGCTCGCCGGGATGGCGCTGGTGGTGTGCGCCTCCGCGGTCGTCACCGTGCGTTCCCCGGCTCCGGTGGATTGA
- a CDS encoding acetyl-CoA hydrolase/transferase family protein — protein sequence MATRIANAELRKRVMSASDAAKTIHPGDNVGMSGFTGAGYPKEVPIALASRIREATAEGTPFRVGVWTGASTAPELDGALAEADGVDLRIPYQSDPVTRGKINAGTMDYIDVHLSHVAPLVWEGFFGKLDAAVIEVTGITEDGHLIPASSIGNNKTWIDQADKVILEVNAWQSADLEGMHDIYYGTALPPYRKPLMMTRPSDRIGEPHLRCDPDKVVAIVETDAPDRNSAFKPLDADSKAIAGHLLEFLAHEVKRGRLTDNLLPLQSGVGNIANAVLAGLLDSPFEELTSYTEVIQDGMIDLIDAGKVRFASATAFSLSPDYAQRMNDEAARYRRNIVLRPQEISNHPELIRRLGVIAMNGLIEADIYGNVNSTHIMGSRMQNGIGGSGDFARNAYLSCFVTPSTAKGGAISAIVPFVSHVDHTEHDTHVIVTEQGLADLRGLAPRRRAKVIIENCAHPDYRAALEEYVERAAKVANGMHTPHDLALAHEWHRRYLAEGTMR from the coding sequence ATGGCCACCCGCATCGCGAACGCGGAGCTGCGCAAGAGGGTCATGAGCGCCAGCGACGCCGCGAAGACGATCCACCCCGGCGACAACGTGGGGATGAGCGGGTTCACCGGCGCCGGGTACCCCAAGGAGGTCCCCATCGCCCTCGCCTCCCGGATCCGGGAAGCGACCGCGGAAGGTACGCCGTTCCGGGTGGGCGTGTGGACCGGGGCCTCGACCGCGCCCGAGCTCGACGGCGCGCTGGCCGAGGCCGACGGGGTCGACCTGCGCATCCCCTACCAGTCCGACCCGGTCACCCGCGGCAAGATCAACGCCGGCACCATGGACTACATCGACGTGCACCTCTCGCACGTCGCGCCTCTGGTCTGGGAGGGCTTCTTCGGCAAGCTCGACGCCGCGGTCATCGAGGTCACCGGCATCACCGAGGACGGTCACCTCATCCCGGCGTCCTCGATCGGCAACAACAAGACCTGGATCGACCAGGCCGACAAGGTCATCCTCGAGGTCAACGCCTGGCAGTCCGCCGACCTGGAGGGCATGCACGACATCTACTACGGCACGGCCCTCCCGCCGTACCGCAAGCCCCTCATGATGACGCGCCCCTCCGACCGGATCGGCGAGCCGCACCTGCGCTGCGACCCCGACAAGGTCGTGGCGATCGTGGAGACCGACGCGCCCGACCGCAACAGCGCGTTCAAGCCACTCGACGCCGACAGCAAGGCCATCGCGGGGCACCTGCTGGAGTTCCTGGCGCACGAGGTCAAGCGGGGCCGACTCACGGACAACCTGCTGCCGCTCCAGTCCGGCGTCGGCAACATCGCCAACGCCGTCCTGGCGGGCCTGCTGGACAGCCCGTTCGAGGAGCTCACGTCGTACACGGAGGTCATCCAGGACGGGATGATCGACCTCATCGACGCGGGCAAGGTGCGCTTCGCGTCGGCGACGGCGTTCAGCCTGTCCCCCGACTACGCCCAGCGCATGAACGACGAGGCCGCCCGCTACCGGCGCAACATCGTGCTGCGCCCCCAAGAGATCTCCAACCACCCGGAGCTCATCCGCCGGCTCGGTGTCATCGCCATGAACGGTCTGATCGAGGCCGACATCTACGGCAACGTCAACTCGACGCACATCATGGGCAGCCGGATGCAGAACGGCATCGGCGGCTCGGGCGACTTCGCCCGCAACGCCTACCTGTCCTGCTTCGTGACGCCGTCCACGGCCAAGGGCGGGGCGATCTCCGCGATCGTGCCCTTCGTGTCGCACGTCGACCACACCGAGCACGACACGCACGTCATCGTCACCGAGCAGGGGCTGGCCGACCTGCGCGGGCTGGCTCCGCGACGGCGCGCGAAGGTCATCATCGAGAACTGCGCGCACCCGGACTACCGGGCGGCGCTGGAGGAGTACGTCGAGCGCGCGGCGAAGGTCGCCAACGGCATGCACACCCCCCACGACCTGGCGCTGGCGCACGAGTGGCATCGCCGGTACCTGGCCGAGGGCACGATGCGCTGA
- a CDS encoding long-chain fatty acid--CoA ligase, giving the protein MTVEGTTTLSLAAVLAESAIRRPEHAAVVQGDRRLTYAQLWHLAARYAQALIDRGVGPGDRVALMAPNTIEFVAGYFGIVAAGGTIVPVPAMLQPKEAAYLLQHSGARSVVADPSLLPVASAAAEAVGLPAYALATLADGVAPLPHYVARRPDDVAVVFYTSGTSGAPKGARLTHLNLVMNATVAAFDCFDFTPDDVMFGCLPLFHVFGQSCAMTAAFRAGACLVLQPRFEPREALRLMVAEKTTLMLGVPTMFLYLVQVADAGRAAGLLPTDGPIVPSLRFAVSGGAALPSQVQDQFQDAFGAPMYEGYGLSETSPVASTNQPILGTRPGTIGKPIWGVDVAVADPGVADRVVLLPDGERGELVIRGHNVFAGYLDDDAATATAVVDGWFRTGDIGIKDPDGFIRIVDRTKDVIIRGGYNVYPREVEELLMTHPDVHQVAVIGLPDPKLGEEVCAVITPKPGARIDPDEMIAWSRDRLAHHKCPRRVEIVEELPMGPSQKVLKRELRSQYASA; this is encoded by the coding sequence ATGACCGTCGAGGGGACCACCACGCTGTCGTTGGCCGCGGTGCTGGCCGAGTCGGCGATCCGCCGGCCCGAGCACGCGGCGGTGGTGCAGGGGGACCGGCGGCTGACGTACGCGCAGCTGTGGCACCTGGCGGCGCGGTATGCGCAGGCCCTGATCGATCGCGGCGTCGGCCCGGGGGACCGGGTCGCACTGATGGCGCCGAACACCATCGAGTTCGTCGCCGGCTACTTCGGGATCGTCGCGGCGGGCGGCACGATCGTGCCGGTGCCGGCCATGTTGCAGCCCAAGGAGGCGGCGTACCTGCTGCAGCACTCGGGCGCCCGCAGCGTGGTGGCGGACCCGTCGCTGCTGCCTGTAGCAAGCGCCGCGGCCGAGGCGGTGGGCCTGCCGGCGTACGCGCTGGCGACCCTCGCCGACGGCGTCGCGCCGCTGCCGCACTACGTCGCCCGGCGGCCCGACGACGTGGCGGTCGTCTTCTACACGAGCGGCACCAGCGGCGCCCCCAAGGGCGCCCGGCTGACCCACCTCAACCTCGTCATGAACGCGACCGTCGCGGCCTTCGACTGCTTCGACTTCACGCCCGACGACGTGATGTTCGGCTGCCTGCCGCTGTTCCACGTGTTCGGGCAGTCCTGCGCGATGACTGCGGCGTTCCGGGCCGGCGCGTGCCTGGTGCTGCAGCCGCGGTTCGAGCCGCGCGAGGCCCTGCGCCTCATGGTCGCGGAGAAGACCACGCTGATGCTCGGCGTACCGACGATGTTCCTCTACCTCGTGCAGGTCGCAGACGCCGGCCGGGCCGCCGGGCTGTTGCCCACGGACGGCCCGATCGTGCCGAGCCTGCGCTTCGCGGTCTCGGGCGGGGCCGCCCTGCCCAGCCAGGTCCAGGACCAGTTCCAGGACGCCTTTGGGGCCCCGATGTACGAGGGCTACGGCCTGTCCGAGACCAGCCCCGTGGCGAGCACCAACCAACCGATCCTCGGCACCCGGCCGGGCACCATCGGCAAGCCCATCTGGGGCGTCGACGTCGCGGTGGCCGACCCGGGCGTGGCCGACCGGGTCGTCCTGCTCCCGGACGGCGAGCGCGGCGAGCTGGTGATCCGGGGGCACAACGTCTTCGCCGGCTATCTCGACGACGACGCCGCGACGGCGACCGCCGTGGTCGACGGTTGGTTCCGGACCGGGGACATCGGCATCAAGGATCCCGACGGGTTCATCCGGATCGTCGACCGCACCAAGGACGTCATCATCCGCGGCGGCTACAACGTCTACCCCCGGGAGGTGGAGGAGCTGCTGATGACGCACCCCGACGTGCATCAGGTCGCGGTCATCGGGCTGCCCGACCCCAAGCTCGGCGAGGAGGTCTGCGCCGTGATCACCCCGAAGCCGGGCGCCCGGATCGATCCCGACGAGATGATCGCCTGGTCGCGGGACCGGCTCGCGCACCACAAGTGCCCCCGCCGGGTCGAGATCGTCGAGGAGTTGCCGATGGGGCCGAGCCAGAAGGTCCTCAAGCGGGAGCTGCGGAGCCAGTACGCCTCGGCGTGA